A single window of Aspergillus puulaauensis MK2 DNA, chromosome 5, nearly complete sequence DNA harbors:
- a CDS encoding Mob1 family protein (COG:D;~EggNog:ENOG410PKJV;~InterPro:IPR005301,IPR036703;~PFAM:PF03637), translating to MAAAGVSSPSSSPRLPSPPPFTEVQIGPQSGESFGADADAQRLGVSSGVDTGPLRRIRPGSKSNEMASGPPLIPLKDLDSPFQLQEHLKALHNHFTRPEDSDTVIPIKRDIARQLAEPPEGVERALWLYELCRFLTMKVNNLIVAFFAESPPCSSQTCPEMRASEWQYLCAVHDPPKACCAIDYCCHTLDWATNILTSPKHFPSRLTLGSESGGGPQAGLRHLTNIFRRLYRIFAHAWFQHREVFWQVEGHDGLYMFFKTVCDMYHLIPEDNYTVPPEAEGDEAHQAQPQQSQDTNDGRRLTILRKENESLMPPLDQVEPASISTGATTRRHKSSPSIGSRVTTINESAEDSEEPAKETVPEEKEAEPQPPAEPTDGTEGGPVQSPTQSTDSQVTVAEVEPEDEAPAASETVPTTEVQDQNHVTDKPTEDAQEETPAPAAEDATAESEQPESNSETADPESEPKTESTTEPETEQEAKPESEEKTEEKTEEPIKQV from the exons ATGGCCGCCGCGGGGGTCTCGTCCCCGTCAAGCTCTCCGCGACTCCCCAGTCCTCCCCCGTTTACTGAGGTACAGATCGGACCCCAGTCGGGCGAGTCGTTTGGCGCGGATGCGGATGCTCAACGCCTGGGAGTCTCCTCAGGCGTAGATACTGGTCCGTTGCGGAGAATTCGGCCAGGTTCAAAGTCAAATGAGATGGCCTCGGGGCCTCCGTTGATTCCTCTCAAAGAT CTCGACTCCCCATTCCAACTGCAAGAGCATCTGAAAGCACTTCATAACCATTTCACACGGCCGGAGGACTCCGACACGGTCATTCCGATCAAACGAGACATTGCTCGCCAGCTTGCGGAGCCCCCCGAGGGTGTTGAGCGGGCGCTATGGCTATACGAACTTTGCCGCTTCTTGACCATGAAAGTGAACAACCTTATCGTTGCTTTCTTCGCTGAAAGCCCACCATGCTCTTCACAGACCTGCCCCGAAATGCGGGCTTCGGAATGGCAGTATCTTTGCGCAGTTCATGACCCGCCCAAGGCGTGTTGCGCCATCGACTACTGCTGCCACACGCTTGATTGGGCCACCAACATCCTTACATCTCCGAAACATTTTCCGAGTAGGCTGACACTAGGATCGGAGTCCGGTGGTGGACCGCAGGCGGGCTTAAGACATCTCACCAACATCTTCCGGCGGTTGTATCGCATCTTCGCGCACGCTTGGTTTCAGCACCGGGAAGTGTTCTGGCAGGTAGAGGGTCACGACGGGCTTTATATGTTCTTTAAAACCGTTTGCGATATGTATCATCTTATTCCGGAGGATAATTATACCGTGCCACCGGAGGCAGAGGGAGACGAGGCGCACCAGGCCCAGCCCCAGCAATCGCAAGACACGAACGACGGCCGCCGATTGACGATTCTGCGCAAGGAGAATGAATCTCTCATGCCTCCCTTGGATCAAGTTGAACCAGCGTCAATCAGCACCGGTGCTACTACCCGACGACACAAGTCTAGCCCGTCGATCGGTTCTCGCGTCACAACTATTAATGAAAGCGCGGAGGACAGTGAAGAGCCGGCAAAGGAAACAGTTccagaagaaaaggaggctGAACCACAGCCACCGGCTGAGCCCACGGATGGCACAGAGGGTGGACCGGTGCAATCTCCTACCCAAAGCACCGATTCTCAAGTCACTGTAGCCGAAGTTGAACCGGAGGATGAAGCTCCCGCTGCCAGCGAGACAGTCCCGACCACCGAAGTACAGGACCAGAACCATGTGACGGATAAGCCCACAGAGGACGCTCAAGAAGAGACTCCtgctccagcagcagaagacgcAACTGCCGAGAGCGAACAACC
- a CDS encoding CobW family GTP-binding protein (COG:H;~EggNog:ENOG410PGH6;~InterPro:IPR027417,IPR011629,IPR003495;~PFAM:PF02492,PF07683), with the protein MDDDDAPPDLVDVTQLPDSELQSSSAELPPQERVPITLVTGYLGAGKTTLLNYILTEKHGKKIAVIMNEFGDSTDIEKPMTVNKDGQEVTEWLEVGNGCICCSVKDSGVMAIESLMERQGTFDYILLETTGLADPGNIAPIFWVDDNLGSSIYLDGIVTLVDAKNILHLLDEPTPEETVPVSDEPKHDHDHDHGSGPVLSMAHMQISHADVIILNKTDLVTAEELERVRDRVTAINSAAKIHVTDHSRTPQIEGIVLDLHAYDHLDSLDFSQKGHSHIDPSISTIALTHPPFPASKVPLVDAWLRSVLWDSTLPIAPTDSSGNSPASFDIHRLKGILALSDGSGKIIQAVREVFEIRDEAPSPESERKTQCKLVLIGRGLGDVTPWQTSFDEFLARDE; encoded by the exons atggatgacgatgatgctcCCCCCGATCTGGTGGATGTCACCCAGCTCCCAGACTCCGAGCTTCAATCATCGTCTGCGGAACTTCCCCCGCAAGAGCGCGTGCCTATCACGCTGGTGACGG GTTACCTTGGTGCCGGCAAAACCACCTTACTCAACTACATCCTCACTGAAAAGCATGGCAAGAAAATTGCTGTGATAATGAACG AATTCGGGGACT CAACGGACATCGAGAAACCTATGACCGTCAACAAAGATGGCCAAGAAGTCACCGAATGGTTAGAAGTTGGAAacggctgcatctgctgctccGTCAA GGACTCGGGAGTGATGGCCATCGAATCCCTAATGGAACGCCAGGGAACATTCGACTACATCCTTCTTGAAACCACCGGGCTCGCAGACCCAGGAAACATCGCCCCTATCTTCTGGGTAGACGACAATCTCGGAAGCTCAATCTACCTCGACGGAATCGTCACACTAGTCGATGCCAAAAAcatcctgcatcttctcGACGAACCAACACCAGAAGAAACCGTTCCTGTATCTGACGAACCAAAGcacgaccacgaccacgatCACGGCTCTGGACCGGTTCTCTCAATGGCACACATGCAAATCTCCCACGCGGACGTGATCATCCTTAACAAAACCGACCTTGTCACGGCAGAGGAACTAGAACGTGTCCGGGATAGAGTAACAGCCATTAACAGCGCCGCGAAAATCCACGTAACGGACCACAGCCGCACGCCTCAAATCGAGGGTATCGTCCTAGATCTACATGCATATGACCACCTCGATAGTTTGGATTTCAGTCAGAAGGGCCACAGCCATATTGACCCG TCCATCTCAACAATAGCCCTAACGCACCCGCCATTTCCCGCCTCAAAAGTCCCTCTCGTAGACGCCTGGCTCCGCTCCGTCCTCTGGGACTCGACACTCCCCATTGCTCCTACCGACTCTAGCGGTAACAGTCCTGCAAGTTTCGACATCCACCGTCTAAAGGGCATCCTAGCGCTCTCCGACGGCTCGGGCAAAATCATCCAGGCGGTGCGTGAAGTCTTCGAGATCAGGGATGAGGCTCCCTCTCCAGAGAGCGAGCGCAAGACTCAATGCAAGCTTGTTTTGATTGGGCGGGGGCTGGGCGATGTCACCCCGTGGCAGACGAGCTTTGATGAGTTTTTGGCGAGAGATGAATAA
- a CDS encoding protein kinase family protein (COG:T;~EggNog:ENOG410PHAH;~InterPro:IPR000719,IPR011009,IPR001245;~PFAM:PF07714;~go_function: GO:0004672 - protein kinase activity [Evidence IEA];~go_function: GO:0005524 - ATP binding [Evidence IEA];~go_process: GO:0006468 - protein phosphorylation [Evidence IEA]), whose translation MAISIADSSCSSPRSSLGFLLDPEKVELPRPKQSMWHRLGLRRWLGRDDRDFSSRSPTSTDTSPASNTRSNSKGTNSPPPKSHDNLTRRLSRKVGVGLPRSTTFKRQHSESRDRLSPVNSEPRRAASADRCTLSLERTKSPQSIVDPRLSAPEINWREDPDPESSPTKVDEPPETNEDTTQDSDVRSAWDHYPEVTDTPEGYPVDYFDMDLERRWILNLSMHFRDGSEREKFFVTYAEAANRWRRVTISCDYRDAEPESLEQDLKELRYQRDKCARIYESIRESLPEIQFYDTVTNLKLETLDGRLHVHVTEDVNEIIPYPPISSIGHLPDAQLVPERRLHFEAHLSGFVYNVRLGDRSFIKKEIPGPDTVDEFLYEINALHALQSTPNVIQVEGIVVDDRQEVVKGLLISFAEKGALVDILYEYRGTISWERRERWARQIVHGLCEIHESGYVQGDFTLSNIVVDANDDAKIIDINRRGCPVGWEPPEIAAKIESNQRISMYIGVKTDLFQLGMTLWALAMEEDEPERQRRPFVLDEDVPLPDYYRRVVSICLSPIPRHRLSAKELLSFFPPETGTFEQLPRMQPPISVGVGLHNGAFPLYDSRATFLYPRGRQMGSFGHSRPHTAHHSPHDDLESISSPETDGAFVYREEQDRQMGPYDTVPRPNGIRKETSIILDERNSVDDLIPVTMEPPTRPELTERNFSLDYEDSEIGLDAGVDPRYRNSSTDMTMVDPISDVKHLPDELGSAGPWERSSRNGSIHYQRPESPLITQAPVNIYPVGSAAEDWTSQEPLQSESTLLQSVLPINPAAEFEPGLFATKDILPPPSDILDCPQHLDEQQSSYLSESTLPINPALISLEGPPQQNVAPQPSPSFQSALVCSQDSLQGPYLNDSILPINPAAKLPEVDRSNLEADNLSTLVETIPENHQHTVHGQGPCLSESILPINPAIEAPENAFDHQKDTISVPDLKQTQDSQKTDQGQDQDSFLNNSVLPLNPAMTPSQETSSHKIDDPAESNAMSIPRPPKYIEDSNQGFSLRDSHLPINPAAKASTETFNKDSASISPIGHQSTLYPQDGIHDLNSYLNDSRLPINPAFTGKAVQFV comes from the coding sequence ATGGCCATCTCCATTGCAGACAGCTCCTGTAGCTCGCCCAGGTCGTCTTTGGGCTTTTTGCTGGACCCCGAAAAGGTCGAGCTGCCGCGTCCCAAGCAGAGCATGTGGCATCGCCTGGGTCTCCGGCGATGGCTTGGCCGCGATGATCGAGATTTTTCCTCTCGCTCGCCTACAAGCACTGACACTTCCCCCGCGTCGAACACTCGTTCCAATTCCAAAGGCACCAACTCTCCACCGCCCAAATCCCACGATAACCTTACGCGCCGGCTGTCCAGGAAGGTAGGTGTTGGCCTGCCCCGATCTACTACCTTCAAGAGACAACACTCCGAAAGTCGAGACCGTCTCTCCCCTGTCAACTCTGAGCCTCGACGCGCTGCATCGGCCGACCGTTGTACACTGAGTCTCGAGCGGACAAAGTCCCCACAGTCTATCGTGGATCCCAGATTATCCGCTCCCGAGATTAACTGGCGCGAAGACCCGGACCCAGAATCAAGCCCAACCAAGGTCGACGAGCCCCCGGAAACGAATGAGGATACCACCCAGGATAGCGATGTCAGGTCGGCATGGGACCACTACCCCGAGGTGACGGATACTCCCGAGGGGTATCCTGTTGATTATTTCGACATGGATTTGGAGCGCCGGTGGATTCTGAACCTGAGCATGCACTTTCGGGACGGCTCAGAAAGGGAAAAATTTTTCGTCACATATGCCGAAGCTGCCAACAGATGGCGCCGCGTTACTATATCCTGCGACTATCGCGACGCCGAACCTGAATCCCTGGAGCAGGACCTGAAGGAATTACGGTACCAGCGAGACAAGTGCGCCCGCATCTACGAGTCGATCCGCGAGTCGCTCCCCGAGATCCAGTTCTACGATACTGTCACCAATCTGAAACTAGAAACCCTCGATGGTCGCTTGCATGTCCATGTTACCGAGGATGTGAACGAGATCATCCCGTACCCTCCCATCTCCAGTATCGGCCACTTACCAGACGCCCAACTCGTTCCCGAACGCCGGTTACATTTCGAGGCACACTTATCGGGATTTGTGTATAATGTGAGGTTGGGCGATAGGTCGTTTATCAAGAAGGAAATCCCTGGGCCCGATACCGTTGACGAATTCCTGTACGAGATCAACGCTTTGCATGCGCTTCAAAGTACCCCCAATGTGATCCAGGTGGAAGGAATTGTGGTTGATGACCGGCAGGAAGTTGTTAAAGGGCTTCTCATCAGCTTTGCCGAGAAAGGAGCCCTGGTGGATATTTTGTATGAATACCGTGGTACAATCTCTTGGGAGCGTCGGGAACGCTGGGCTAGACAGATTGTGCACGGCCTGTGTGAGATTCACGAGTCAGGCTACGTGCAGGGAGATTTTACCTTGTCGAATATTGTGGTGGACGCCAATGACGATGCGAAGATTATTGACATTAACCGACGAGGTTGTCCGGTGGGATGGGAACCGCCGGAGATTGCGGCGAAGATCGAGAGTAACCAACGGATATCGATGTATATCGGAGTCAAGACAGATCTTTTCCAGTTGGGTATGACACTCTGGGCGCTGGCaatggaggaggacgagcCCGAGCGCCAGCGTCGGCCGTTTGTGTTGGACGAGGACGTTCCCCTCCCGGATTATTATCGGAGAGTGGTGTCTATTTGCCTGAGCCCGATCCCTCGACACCGACTGTCAGCTAAGGAGCTGCTGAGTTTTTTCCCTCCCGAAACCGGAACATTCGAGCAGTTGCCCAGAATGCAACCTCCCATAAGTGTCGGAGTTGGTCTGCACAATGGTGCCTTCCCTTTGTACGACTCGCGCGCCACTTTTCTATATCCCCGCGGGCGACAAATGGGTAGCTTCGGTCATAGTAGGCCACATACCGCTCATCATTCTCCGCACGACGACCTTGAAAGTATATCCTCACCAGAAACGGATGGTGCTTTTGTTTATAGGGAGGAGCAAGACCGGCAAATGGGGCCGTATGATACGGTGCCACGGCCGAACGGCATTCGGAAGGAGACCTCAATAATTCTTGATGAACGAAATTCTGTGGATGACCTGATACCAGTGACAATGGAACCCCCGACTCGCCCGGAATTAACCGAAAGAAACTTTTCGTTAGATTATGAAGACAGTGAGATAGGCCTAGACGCCGGTGTGGATCCTCGTTACCGAAACTCCTCAACGGACATGACGATGGTTGATCCTATTTCCGACGTCAAACATCTGCCAGATGAACTTGGTAGTGCTGGGCCATGGGAGCGTTCTTCTCGAAACGGTTCTATTCATTACCAACGCCCGGAGTCGCCTCTTATCACACAAGCCCCTGTCAATATATACCCAGTGGGCTCGGCGGCCGAAGATTGGACTAGTCAAGAACCATTGCAATCTGAGTCTACGCTTCTGCAATCCGTACTCCCAATCAATCCGGCAGCCGAATTTGAGCCAGGGCTATTTGCAACAAAGGATATTTTGCCACCTCCGAGTGACATTTTGGACTGTCCCCAGCATCTTGATGAACAACAGAGCAGTTATTTGAGTGAGTCTACTTTACCGATAAACCCGGCCCTCATATCTTTGGAGGGCCCGCCTCAGCAAAACGTGGCTCCTCAACCGTCACCGAGTTTCCAGTCGGCTTTGGTATGCTCCCAAGATAGCCTCCAGGGCCCTTACTTGAATGATTCCATTTTACCCATAAACCCGGCAGCCAAATTACCGGAAGTGGACCGGTCAAACTTAGAAGCAGACAATTTGTCGACTCTCGTCGAGACGATCCCCGAGAACCATCAACATACCGTGCATGGCCAAGGCCCTTGTCTCAGTGAATCTATTCTACCAATTAATCCGGCAATTGAAGCACCGGAAAATGCATTCGACCATCAGAAGGATACCATATCAGTTCCTGATTTAAAACAAACCCAGGACTCTCAAAAAACCGACCAGGGCCAAGACCAAGACTCCTTTCTCAACAATTCAGTGTTACCACTCAACCCAGCTATGACACCTTCTCAGGAGACATCCAGTCACAAGATAGATGACCCCGCGGAGTCTAACGCCATGTCGATTCCGCGCCCTCCAAAATACATCGAGGACTCGAATCAAGGCTTTTCTCTCCGCGATTCTCACCTGCCCATcaacccagcagccaaagCATCGACAGAAACATTCAACAAAGATTCAGCTTCTATCTCGCCAATTGGACACCAATCGACCCTATACCCTCAAGATGGTATCCATGATTTAAATTCCTACTTGAACGACTCTCGTCTACCCATTAACCCAGCATTCACCGGCAAGGCCGTACAATTTGTATGA